Within the Oreochromis niloticus isolate F11D_XX linkage group LG14, O_niloticus_UMD_NMBU, whole genome shotgun sequence genome, the region TCTGTAACACGAACAACAATCAACACGAGTACTGCCAATTCAGGCTGAGGCAACAACGACATGTACGCACCTCCTACCTGCAACACCGGGGGAAGTCAGGTGACCGAAAGGAGATAACAGGTACGCGATTCTGGGATGCTCAGATGGCCACTATTTATACTAGCGCCCCCTAATGCGCCTGACTAAAAGTGGGATCAACCAGAACATTTAATATTCCTCCTGCCACATTAGCAAGGCCTGTGGGCATGATGGGTTTTAACAGCACCTTTATTTCTTCCATCTCATGCATGAGAAGGGACGTCAGACAGGGGGCACTGAGAGTGTCTCTGACATTGAACAGTCCAGCTcctcttttaaacacagttacAATACACAAGGCCTTTCACCGTTGTTGTTCACAACATGGATCTAACAAAGGATTCCACTTTCCACTACCTGTGGGATTCTCCCCCACCCTGGCTTCTTCCTGTGtgaatgccccccccccccaagaaaATTAAACATAAGTCGCTCAGAAAATATAAGTAAACTTAGAATATAATTTTAAGCAGATTCAAACTGTCCAAAAATATAAACCctgagcttggaaagaaaagcgtctggacttctttaagttgcttgaagttgctagggtcaaatggtggagagtcccagatttaaacacTGTGGGAGTGTTCCCCCAaaagggacaaaaggaccccctaatgatcctctacctaatcacatgagccaaggtgtgaaaatgggtgtaggtcacaatcaaccaaggtttcaggtgagctcattgtgaaacctagccccaccctatcatgtgatttcctgaggtcggATGGCccaagatgtgagtgggcattaaggcgtctgggaagggatctcaaaactggaatATAGATGGCAGACCattggtgtcgtaagccaccgcctctgttcaaaggtggtcgctcacagtggacataaatggcctcttttactcctctttcaaaccatctgtcttctgtTGTGGAAATTTCTTAACAAAGCCTGCAGACACGATGAGCGGTTAAAAACCCAACACTTTATTTCCCATGCATGAGGAGAGACGTCAGTCAGGGGGCACTGAAAGTAGTCTCTCCCAATGAACAGTTCAGGTCCCTTTTATAAACAGTCACGGAACAAAAGGCTTTTACAGTTGcagttcacaccttggctctaaACAGAAAACTCTCTATCACCTGTGTGAATCTCCCCCACTCTGGGGTCAAGTCTTCCTGTGTGAGCTTCCGTCTCCTGGGAGACATTCACCAGTTTCTTACCGTCTGTCTCCCAGCGTGAATGAGGTGTGAACCAGACATACTAAACTAagtaacatgaaagcatttcaTCAAGACAATACATTAAAAAGAGATCCAACAACCCATACTAAACTAAGTAACATGAAAGCAAGACAATACATTAAAGGACAATACACTAAAGAGAAATCCCACAACAGTTCCCACCCTTTTGATTGCATCTCAATCACTAGTACCAAGGATTTCTCTTCCTAACATTCTGTTAATTACATCAGCAATACTGCACACTCAAAAAGGTTTCACAATATGCATCATTCTTACAGTGTCAGGAAAATAATTTCACTCATCACAATCATCCTCGTTCTTGCTATCATCATTGTAATTTCCAGCTTGCAACAGGGAAAGGTGCAATTTTCGGGAACTCACATCTCCTTCAGACCTTTACATTGCACAGATCAAAAATGACAGTCTAGGGGGTTGAATATACATAGTGTAGTCGAATGTGTCCATCATGCTCAATCAAGCATTTCCTCTCATCTCGTGGGTTGCTCCTTCTGTTGCACGAACCTCCTTGGATGTTGGTGTGGTGCCCAGCCGCTGATCTCTCCTGAGGCTCCACCAGAGGGCAACCATCAGCCCACTGAAGAGCATCAGAGCTACCCCAGTGATGAGGTGCTTTCTGGCTTGTCGCATTGTTGCAGGTAGAGGGTAGACTGCCTACTACCTGAATGAAGTgtggggattattctgccccgtTTGTCTTTTCTAGTTGCTCCTCCGTTCTGGGTGGTTCTCCTCCAAACAGCTTGCAGTGGCTGGCGTGGATCCAAGTAACTCGTTCTCCAACTTTCACCGCCGTTTGTGTGGTCAGTAGGACTTGGAATGGGCCCAGCCACCGCTTCGCCTTCCAGTGTCTCCTCCTGAAATCCTTCACTAGCACCCAGTTTCCTGGTTTGAACGGGTGCAGGGGTCCTTCTGCTGGCCTGGGCAAGGCTGCTTTCACTGCTCGGTGCACCTGCGAGAGAGTCCTCGAGAGATTTTGACAATACACAATCATTTCGCTGTTGCACAACTCTGTGGACATGCCAGTCCATTTGGGGGGTTCTGCCCCCACTCTGGCAGGTCGTCCATACAACACCTCATAAGGGCTGAGGTGTGCTGGAGGTCTGGTTCGTGTGCGCACATACATCAGCACGAGGGGAAGTGCTTTTGGCCATGTGAGGCCAGTTTCTTCACAGCACTTTACCAGTTTGGACTTTAAGGAGCCGTTCATTCTCTCCACAGCACCTCCAGATTGTGGATGATATGCACAGTGTGTTTGCAATTTGAAACCTAGTTGCTTGCTGATCTCCTTCAATGCCTGGTTCACAAAGTGAGTACCATTATCACTTGTGATTTTTTCCGGGATACCCCACCTGGGAATGATTTCTGACAGGAGGGCTTTTGCTACTGCACTGCTGTCTGCACTTTTAGTGGGGAATGCTTCTACCCACTTAGAGAACATGTCCACTACTACTAGACAATACTTCTTCCCCTCGGCTGGTGTCAATTCAATGAAATCCATCATTAGATGGTCAAAAGGCATGTCTGGTGGGGGATGTGCTGCAGTGTTTACCTGTACTGGGCGTCCCACATTGTTGGTCGCACAAATGAGACACTTTTTGCAATGCCTCTCAGCTGCTGTGGAAAACCCTTTGGTGAACCACAGCGATGTTACTGCTTGTAGCATCCCCCCTTTGGACGCATGGTCCAATCCATGTGTCCATTTTAGAAACCAGGGGAAGAAGTGTTTAGGGAGACATGGGCGGCCGTCAGGAGATCGCCAGACAGAGTCGACCAGTGTGCAGCCATGTTTGCGCCAGAGAGTTTTCTCTGGCTGGGAGGCAAATGACTGTACGGCAGGAAGATCAGCAAGGTTAGGCGTGGACAGTGGGGCCAAGACAAGTTGGAAAGGTAGGCCTTCTTCGGCTGCTGCTTTGGCTGCTGCATCGGCGGCCGCATTTCCTTGGGAGACAGAATCAGTTTTACCTGTGTGTGCTGCACACTTCACTACAGCAATGCGAGCAGGCAGGAGGATGGCATCCAGCAGCGCTGCTACCTGGTTAGCATTGAGGATGGGCTTCCCATCAGATTTCAGGAACTTTCTGTGCTTCCACAAGGCCCCAAAATCATGCACGACACCGAACGCGTAGCGAGAGTCGGTGTAGATGGTGGCCGACTGACTCTCCGCAAGTTTACAGGCTTCTGTGAGCGCCACAAGTTCTGCAGTCTGTGCTGAGAAGTGTCTGGGCAATGAGCCTGAAACGAGAGTGGCATGAtcagaacacacagcaaaacCCACCCGGTTAGTTCCACGTGAATCACGTGAGGAGGAGCCATCTACATATAACACTATGTCAGAGTTCTCGATGGGAACATCTAACAAGTCAATCCGAGGTGTACAAGTTTCACCCAAGACAGCAGTGCAGCTGTGTGGTTCACCATCTTCTCGCGTGGGGAGAAGAGTGGCTGGGTTGAGTGTTGTGCATCGTTTCACTGTGATGTTGGGCATGTCAAGCAGTATGGAAGAGTACCTGAGCCAGCGAGCAGCAGAAAGGTGTGAAGTTTTCTGCTCCAGCAAAATGAGAGAAACTGCATGGGGTACCTGCACTGTCAGAGGAGAGTACCCTACAATGTCACGTGAGGCGAGTATGGCCTTCTCACACGCAGCTACTGCTCGTAGGCATCCAGGCAGTCCTGCAGCTACTGGGTCAAGCTTGGAAGAGTAATAACCCACCGGGCGAAGTGAATCACCATGCTGCTGTAAAAGAACAGAAGACATGAAACCATTCTTTTCATCCACCATTTGTGTGTATGGTTTGGATGGGTCTGGAAGCGCTAAAACGGGCGCTGTTTGCAGCAGTTGTTTCAAGGAAGTGAAGGCAGCTTCAGCCTCTGGTGTCCAAGAAATGCGATCATTGGCTGACAGACTTGCACCATGAATGAGCGCAGTAAGTGGAGCCTCCACAGAGGAGTAGTGTGGAATGAAATTGCGGCAGTATGATGTGGTTCCTAGGAAtgacatcatctgttttttggTGTGGGGTTTTGCAATGGTCATCACAGCTTCCACCCTCTTGGAGGAAATCTGGTGAGAGTTGTAAGAAATCACATGCCCTAAGAATGTGACTTGCTCTTTACAAAACTGCAGTTTTGACTTACTAGCTTTGTGGCCCTTGTGATGCAAATGTGTCAGTAAAGTGAGAGAATCTGCCAGACACTGCTCTTGTGTGGGTGCACACAGTAGCAGATCATCGACATATTGAAGTAACACTGTGCCTTGGGAGAGGATCAAGTCTGACAGGGAGTCTCTTAAGGCGGCATTGTAAATCGTGGGGGACTCACAGTAGCCTTGACACAACCGAGTGAATGTGTAAGCCTTTCCCTGGAACTCAAAAGCAAACCAGAACTGGCTATCTGGGTGAACTGGAACAGAGAAGAATGCATTAGTCAGGTCAGCAACAGTAAACCACATAGCACCAGATGGTATTTGGGACAAAATGGTGTGGGGGTTCGGAACCACGGGGGCTCTGGGGATCACAGCCTTGTTCACAGCTTGTAAGTCCTGCACAAACCGCCACTCAACAGGCTCATTTGGTCCTCTGATTTTCTTCACAGGGAATAGTGGAGTGCGAACCGGAGAGGTGGGGCATGGGATAATTACTCCAGCCTTTAACAGGGATTCAAACACAGGAGTAATCCCCTCTATGGCTTCCTGTTTCAGAGGATATTGTCTTTGGCATGGTCTAAAAGAGGACTTTGGAGTGATTACCACAGGctcacaatctttaattaggCCTACATCATACTTAGATGAGGCCCACAGGCCGTCAGGCACCTCTGTCAGCAGGGGGTGTGAGGAGTTTAGAGGAGGTGTCGTTTGAAGTAGACAGTGTGAGACAGCTATGTTCACTAGCTCAACTGAGCGGACACAATGGACTGTATATGTCATGGTTTTTCTGTAGGCTTTCATTTCTCgagaaaacaaaactgtggGATCCTCTGTAGTTTCCCAATCGCAAGCGCGGTAGCACCGGTGCATaaattctcccatgtcttcccACTGGCAGCTGTGAGCTTTTGCTAGGGGAACATGTGGGACGGATGCATCCATAGTAAACATGTTTCTTTGCTCATCAGTGAGAGAAATCGCAAGCGCAGCAAATGTGGAGCTCCAAAACATACATGTCACAGTTAGTAAATCATTTTCGGTTCTGGACCATTCTTCCTCATAACTGTCATCAGGGCCATGCAGAGAAAAGTGGGATGTGCAACTCAACTCTCCAGGAGCCATAAAGCAGACATCTGGAGGCATGCAGTTGCGAGTCGCTTGTATGAATTCTGCAACAAGCGGCCCCTCCTCC harbors:
- the LOC109204969 gene encoding protein NYNRIN, with translation MKAYRKTMTYTVHCVRSVELVNIAVSHCLLQTTPPLNSSHPLLTEVPDGLWASSKYDVGLIKDCEPVVITPKSSFRPCQRQYPLKQEAIEGITPVFESLLKAGVIIPCPTSPVRTPLFPVKKIRGPNEPVEWRFVQDLQAVNKAVIPRAPVVPNPHTILSQIPSGAMWFTVADLTNAFFSVPVHPDSQFWFAFEFQGKAYTFTRLCQGYCESPTIYNAALRDSLSDLILSQGTVLLQYVDDLLLCAPTQEQCLADSLTLLTHLHHKGHKASKSKLQFCKEQVTFLGHVISYNSHQISSKRVEAVMTIAKPHTKKQMMSFLGTTSYCRNFIPHYSSVEAPLTALIHGASLSANDRISWTPEAEAAFTSLKQLLQTAPVLALPDPSKPYTQMVDEKNGFMSSVLLQQHGDSLRPVGYYSSKLDPVAAGLPGCLRAVAACEKAILASRDIVGYSPLTVQVPHAVSLILLEQKTSHLSAARWLRYSSILLDMPNITVKRCTTLNPATLLPTREDGEPHSCTAVLGETCTPRIDLLDVPIENSDIVLYVDGSSSRDSRGTNRVGFAVCSDHATLVSGSLPRHFSAQTAELVALTEACKLAESQSATIYTDSRYAFGVVHDFGALWKHRKFLKSDGKPILNANQVAALLDAILLPARIAVVKCAAHTGKTDSVSQGNAAADAAAKAAAEEGLPFQLVLAPLSTPNLADLPAVQSFASQPEKTLWRKHGCTLVDSVWRSPDGRPCLPKHFFPWFLKWTHGLDHASKGGMLQAVTSLWFTKGFSTAAERHCKKCLICATNNVGRPVQVNTAAHPPPDMPFDHLMMDFIELTPAEGKKYCLVVVDMFSKWVEAFPTKSADSSAVAKALLSEIIPRWGIPEKITSDNGTHFVNQALKEISKQLGFKLQTHCAYHPQSGGAVERMNGSLKSKLVKCCEETGLTWPKALPLVLMYVRTRTRPPAHLSPYEVLYGRPARVGAEPPKWTGMSTELCNSEMIVYCQNLSRTLSQVHRAVKAALPRPAEGPLHPFKPGNWVLVKDFRRRHWKAKRWLGPFQVLLTTQTAVKVGERVTWIHASHCKLFGGEPPRTEEQLEKTNGAE